tcaggatggggagtgacttggaggggaacctccaggtgggggtgatcccaggtatttgctgctcttgtccttctagatggtggtggtggggtttggaaggtgctgcctgaggaacctcggtgagttcccgcagtgaaccttgtcgatggtgcacacggctgacactgtccatcggagggggagggagtgaatgtttgtggaagggacgccaatcaagcggggctgctttgtcctggatggtgtcgagcttcttgagggttGGTGCTGcgctcatcacactcctgacttgtgccttgtagatggtggacagactttggggagtggggaggtgagttactcactgcagggttcccagcctctggcctgctcttgtatttTAACATGGGATAAAATGGTCAGGTGGGAGATACCCTGGATTGATCTATAATGAATTAGCAGCTCCCAGCGAGGGAACTGGTATCTCCAGTTGGCCTCAGTGCTTTGGGGAAGCGGTGAAAAGAGAATGATAATCAGTTCCGATTCCTGCCCAACGCCCGAGGGAGTGCGAGAATCCCGGGAGTAGGCTGTGGTGAGTTTGTGCTGAAATAAGCTGCCGTCACTCACTATCGAGCCTCACACAGGAGTAAAACATTCCCCTCTGTGAAACCAGGAAGTGTTGGAAACGCTCAGAGGGTCGAGTACAACTTTGCCTTTCACCTTTCAGTGGCTTCGACCTCAGTCACTGCCTCCAGCTCTCTACACACTCGACCCCGACAGAGTATTTCCAATGTTGTCAGAGTTTCGGAATACGCTTTGATCATAATGGTTCCCACTgccgcctcactgcgccagggacccgggttcgattctggccttgggtatgtgcggagtctgcacgttctccccgtgtctgcgtgggtttcctccgggtgctccggtttcctcccacagtccaaagacgtgtgggttaggtggattggccgtgctaaattgccccttagtgtccaaaaaggttagatggggttattgggttacgggataggctgGGGGTAggattcagaggatcggtgcagactcgagatgggccgaatggcctccttctgtcccggcgggattctatgattctcatgtGTGGTACATGGATGGCGACCATGGGACACAGAGGAAGAAATTGCACAACTGAAataggcagtgagagagacagaatgagagaaagagagagggagggtttgaAAGAGCATCAAGCAATCAGACGGGTAGCTGTTGATGTTGCCGGTGCCTCCCCTATCGCTGGTGTCCTGGGCCGAGTTGACGTGACGCAGGGGTATAGCGTTGCTGGAGTGAATACCTGGACCTGGAGGAAGAACACCTTGGGAGGCCGGTGCTGATGAACCAGATTTCGTTGTGCCGATTTAAGAATGTCAGAGGGCTGCAGCGAGGACACCACCGGCGACGAATCCAGAATAAAGACCAAACACAAGTGTTAGTCAACAGAAACGCTCCGCGGTTTCCTCAACATGTCGCGAAGGAGCCCCATCCCGGGAAAGAATAATAAAACAAatgggcgggagttcagtaagcggTCCCTGGCGGTGGGATGCTCTGGTACAGAGCGgatcccacagccccccccccgccccacgctcTGAACgcgggcccccacccccgccgTGGCGGGTGGCGGCTTCAATGGGGAACCCCAATCAAGGTGGCGcgcgcggagaatcccgctcccgctgAGCGGCGCtccactgagaaacacacggcggGCAGGCCGGAGATTCCGCCACACGGCCTGTGATCGGAGTGACGCTGAGACTCCGGAATTCTCCACTGCTCCGGACTGGTCAATTCCGGGAGGGCTGGAGGAGTGGGCAGTGAGAGAATACACACCCGGATTatccagagacacagggacagagagggacacggacCGCACTCATTTAGTATCCATGTGCCGGCTGTGTCCCTGTACCCCATACCGCGTACCCCGTACCCTGTACCGCGTACCCCATACCGCGTACCCcgtaccctgtaccccataccctGTACCGCGTACCCATACCGCGTACCCcataccctgtaccccataccaTGTACCCCATACCGTGTACCCcgtaccctgtaccccataccctGTACCGCGTACCCCATACCgcgtaccctgtaccccataccgcgtaccctgtaccccataccctgtaccccataccgtGTACCCCGTACCCCATACCgcgtaccctgtaccccataccgcgtatcccgtaccctgtaccccataccgcgtaccctgtaccccataccctgtaccccataccgtGTACCCcgtaccctgtaccccataccctGTACCGCGTACCCCATACTGCGTACCCCATACCGCGTACCCCATACCGCGTACTCCATACCgcgtaccctgtaccccataccgcgtatcccgtaccctgtaccccataccgcgtaccctgtaccccataccctgtaccccataccgtgtaccctgtaccccataccctGTACCGCGTACCCCATACCGCGTACCCCATACCgcgtaccctgtaccccataccgcgtatcccgtaccctgtaccccataccctgtaccccataccgcgtaccctgtaccccataccgtGTACCCcgtaccctgtaccccataccctgtaccccatactgcgtaccccataccctgtaccccataccgcgtaccctgtaccccataccctgtaccccataccgtgtaccctgtaccccataccgcgtaccctgtaccccataccgcgtaccctgtaccccataccgcgtaccctgtaccccataccctgtaccctgtaccccataccctgtaccccataccgcgTACCCTGTACCCCGTACCCTGTACCCcgtaccctgtaccccataccgtgtaccctgtaccccataccctgtaccccataccgtgtaccctgtaccccataccgcgtaccctgtaccccataccgcgtaccctgtaccccataccgcgtaccctgtaccccataccctgtaccctgtaccccataccctgtaccccataccgcgTACCCTGTACCCCGTACCCTGTACCCcgtaccctgtaccccataccgtgtaccctgtaccccataccgcgtaccctgtaccccataccgcgtaccctgtaccccataccctgtaccccgtaccctgtaccccataccgcgtaccctgtaccccataccctgtaccccataccgtgtaccctgtaccccataccgcgtaccctgtaccccataccgcataccctgtaccccataccccGTACCATGTACCCaataccctgtaccccataccgtGTACCCCGTACCCCATACCgcgtaccctgtaccccataccgcataccctgtaccccataccgcgttccctgtaccccataccgtgtaccctgtaccccataccgcgtaccctgtaccccataccccGTACCATGTACCCaataccctgtaccccataccgtgtaccccataccgcgtaccctgtaccccataccgcgtaccctgtaccccataccccGTACCATGTACCCaataccctgtaccccataccgtgtaccccataccgcgtaccctgtaccccataccctgtaccccataccgcgtaccctgtaccccataccctgtaccccataccacgtaccctgtaccccataccgcgtaccctgtaccccataccgcgtaccctgtaccccataccctgtaccccataccgcgtaccctgtaccccataccctgtaccccataccgcgtaccctgtaccccataccctgtaccccataccgtgtaccctgtaccccataccgcgtaccctgtaccccataccgcgtaccctgtaccccataccccGTACCATGTACCCaataccctgtaccccataccgtgtaccctgtaccccataccgcgtaccccataccctgtaccccataccgcttaccctgtaccccataccctgtaccccataccgtgtaccctgtaccccataccgcgtaccctgtaccccataccgcgtaccctgtaccccataccctgtaccccataccctgtaccccataccgcgtaccctgtaccccatacgctgtaccccataccgcgtaccctgtaccccataccctgtaccccataccgcgtaccctgtaccccatatgctgtaccccataccgcgtaccctgtaccccataccctgtaccccataccaCGTACCCTGTTCCCcataccctgtaccccataccctgtaccccataccgcgtaccctgtaccccataccgcgTACCCTGTACCCCGTACCCTGTGCCCCATACCGCGTACCCTGTACCCcgtaccctgtaccccataccgcgtaccctgtaccccgtaccctgtaccccataccgcgTACCCTGTAACCCATACCCTGTACCCCGTACCCTGTGCCCCATACCGCGTACCCtgtaccctgtaccccataccgcgtaccctgtaccccataccctgtaccccataccgtGTACCCTGAACCCCATAACCTGTACCGCGTACCCCATACCGCGTACCCTGTACCCCATAACgcgtaccctgtaccccataccctgtaccccataccgcgtaccctgtaccccgtaccctgtaccccataccgcttaccctgtaccccataccctgtaccccataccgcgtaccctgtaccccatacGCTGTACCCCATACCGCGTACCCCGTACCCTGTAGCCCATAGCgcgtaccctgtaccccataccgcgtaccctgtaccccataccgcgtaccccgtaccctgtaccccataccgcgtaccctgtaccccataccctGTACCGCGTACCCCATACTGCGTACCCcgtaccctgtaccccataccgcgtaccctgttccccatacactgtaccccgtaccctgtaccccataccctgtaccccataccgcgAACCCTGTACCCAGTACCCCATACCGCATGCCCTGTACCCCATACCgcgtaccctgtaccccataccctgtaccccgtaccccataccctgtaccccataccgcgAACCTTGTACCCAGTACCCCATACCGcataccctgtaccccataccgcgtaccctgtaccccataccccgtaccccataccctgtaccccataccgcgAACCCtgtaccctgtaccccataccgcgTTCCCTGTACCCCATACCGCATACCCCATACCATGTACCCaataccctgtaccccataccgcATACCCcgtaccctgtaccccataccgtGTACCCTGTACCGCATACCGCGTACCCCATACCATGTACCCCATACCgcgtaccctgtaccccataccctGTGCCCCATACCGtgtaccctgtaccccataccgcataccctgtaccccataccgcgtaccctgtaccccataccgcgtaccctgtaccccataccctgtaccccataccgtgtaccctgtaccccataccgcgtaccctgtaccccataccctgtgtccagggatgtgcaggttaggtggagtggccgtgataaattgtcccttcgtgtccagggatgtgcaggttaggtggattgaccatgataaattgtcccttagtgtccagggatgtacaggttaggtgaattcgccgtgttaaattgtcccttagtgtccagggatgtacaggttagttggattggccgtgttaaattgtccctcagtgtccagggatgtacaggttaggtggattgactgtgataaattgccccttagtgtccagggatgtacaggtgaggtggattgaccgtgttaaattgtcccttagtgtccagagatgtacaggttaggtggattggccgtgttaaattgtcccttagtgtccagggatgtacaggttaggtggattggccgtgataaattgtcgcttagtgtccagggatgtgcaggttaggtggattggccgtgataaattgtcccttagtatccagggatgtacaggttaggtggattggccgtgataaattgtcccttagtgtccacagatgtgcaggttaggtggattggccgtgataaattgtcccttagtgtccagggatgtgaaggtttggtggatcgaccgtgttaaattgtcccttagtgtccagggatgtacaggttaggtggattggccgtgttaaattgtctcttagtgtccagggatgtacaggttaggtggattggccgtgttaaattgtcccttagtgtccagggatgtgcagtttaggtggattggccgtgttaaattgtctcttagtgtccagggatgtacaggttaggtggattggccgtgttaaattgtctcttagtgtccagggatgtacaggttaggtggattggccgtgttaaattgtcccttagtgtccagggatgtgcagtttaggtggattggccgtgttaaattgtctcttagtgtccagggatgtacaggttaggtggattggccgtgataaattgtctcttagtgtccagggatgtacaggttaggtggtttggcagtgttaaattgtcccttagtgtccagggatgtacaggttaggtggattggccgtgttaaattgtctcttagtgtccagggatgtacaggtttggtggatcaaccgtgttaaattgtctcttagtgtccagggatgtacaggttaggtggattggccgtgttaaattgccccttagtgtccagggatgtacaggttaggtggattggccgtgataaattgtctcttagtgtccagggatgtacaggttaggtggattggccgtgttaaattgtcccttagtgtccaaggatgtacaggttaggtggattggccgtgataaattgtctcttagtgtccagggatgtacaggttaggtggattggccgtgttaaattgtcccttagtgtccagggatgtacaggtttggtggatcgaccgtgttaaattgtctcttagtgtccagggatgtacaggttaggttacggagagtggacctaggtagagtgcactCTCGAATagtcagacccaatgggccgaatggcctccttctgcactggaggtgtTGTATGTGCCCCGTACCCAGACTCGTGACTCCATACCCGTTGTATTCGGCGGTGTAGAACCGGTCCCTCAGAAAGGCTTCCCTTCGGCGAAGCAGGTCCTCAAACATATCTTGTGATTTCTGCCGTAGGGAGGTCAGCCAGCCCCCAAACATCTTGGTGTGCACAACCATTGGCGGGAATACTTTTAAGAATAACTGCAACAGAAAACACAGGGGCCTCCATGATGTTTTCTGTCCCAGGACAATGTGATCCTTTGCTTGTACAGCTCTCCTGACTGGAGGGTGAAAATCTTTACTCATCAAATATTCCCCTTCTTCTTCTGGTCTTTCAggagtcactggaggcaggaagggtcccagaggacaggaaagtggctaatgtaacaccgctgtttaagaagggagggaggcagaagacgggaaattataggccggttagcctgacttcggtcattggtaagattttagagtctgttattaaagatgagatcacggagtacttggcagtgcacggtaaaataggactgagtcagcacggctttgtcaaagggaggtcgtgtctgacaaatctgttagagttctttgaggaggcaacaaggaagtgagacaaaggagaaccagtggatgtgatttatttagatttccagaaggcctttgacaaggtgccgcatcggagactgttaaataagttaagagcccatggtgctcagggtaagatcctggcatggatcgaggattggctgactggcagaaggcagagagtggggctaaaggggtccttttcaggatggcagccggtgacctcaggggtctgtgctgggaccacaacttttcacaatgtacattaatgatctggaagaaggaactgaaggctctgttgctaagtttgcagatgatacaaagatctgtagagggacaggtagtattgaggaagcaggggggctgcagaaggacttggacaggctgggagagtgggcaatgaagtggcagatggaatacaatgtggaaaagtgtgaggttatgcactttggaaggaggaatttaggcacagactattttctaaatggggaaatgcttcggaaatcagaagcacaaagggacttgggagtccttgttcacgattctctaaaggttaacctgcaggttcagtcggcagttaggaaggcaaatgcaatgtgagcattcatgtcgagagggcgagaatacaagaccagggatgtacttctgaggctgtatcaggctctggtcagaccccatttggagtattgtgagtggttttggggcccatatctaaggaaggatgtgctggccttggaaagggtccagaggaggttcacaagaatgatccctggaattaagaacttgtcgtatgaggaacggttgaggactctgggtctgtactcgttggagtttagaaggatgaggggggatcttattgaaacttacaggatactgcgaggcctggatagagtggacgtggagaggatgtttccacttgtgggaaaaactagaagcagaggacacaatctcagactaaagggacgatcctttaaaacagagaggaggaggaatttcttcagccagagggtggcgaatctgtggaactctttgccgcagaaggctgtggaggccaaatcactgagtgtctttaagacagagatagataggttcttgattaataaggggatcaggggttatggggagaaggtaggagaatggggatgagaaaatatcagctgtgattgaatggcggagcagactcgatgggccgagtggcctaattctgctcctatgtctaatggtcttacaGGTCACAGTGCCTCAGACAGACAGCACATGACCATTGTGGAAATACCGCAGGGGACTGGgttggccgggggggcggggggaatgtcCCTGctaggggagagggtgtgggattATTTTAATCCCGGTCACATCGGGAACCAATGGCAATGGGAAATGTTGACAGTGGGATAAGGagatggggagagatagagagagagagagagagcgatgtaggtggagagggggaaagagagggaatgggagacggAAAGCTGGAGCTGGAATACACTCACAGACTGTTTGTGGGGTCAGTGGGTGGTTAGTGTGGAGCCAGACAGCACTCCCTGGGGTGTCTGAGGCtcgggggtgaggggacagagCACGTCCTGTGGGGTCGGGCGAAGGCCGCTCGCGGAACCGCCCCGCAAAATATTCCTCCCCTTCGGCCAGCTCGCGtgccctgggccccccccccccccgcatccccgaataatgtcccacccccctgcccgcccgcggatcgtccctcccccgactgtgggggcactggactgagtccgcagacgcCACGCCGAGCTCCCGACGGGTGAGGCCTGACGTGTCGggtactcggccggtcggggggggggggtcgttcaatacgtggcgcggcgtactcgaaggggcggagcatcgcaaaagcgccgcCGCCCCGATTTCGCGCCGTCAGccgcagaatccagcccagagtatcTATAATTCCCAGTCAGTACCGATGGGATACAGAACGGGATCAGTTATGTACTCACCGTGTCATCTCTGGGATATGGGGGATTGGTGTAAAACCTTCTGGGCAGCATATAATAGACATGCGTTGCTGTGAGGCGCCCATGGATGTCCAGGTACGTGGTGAGGAGTGGCGCAGTCCTCTCAATCTGTATCCCTGCGGAAAGGGAAGACAACACACTATTGGATCACCGTTCACCAAGTTAGACACGCGGTGATAATCCGTCCTaaattgaggggcagcacggtagcacagtggttagcactgtggcttcacagcgccggggtccgattcccggctgggtcactgtctgtgcggagtctgcacgtcctccccgtgtctgcgtgggtttcctccgggtgctccggtttcctcctatggatcaaagatgtgctgttaggtgaattggccgtgataaattgtcccttagtgaccaaaaaaggccgggaggggtgattgggttaaggggacagggggggaagtgagggtttaagtgggtcggtgccgacttgatgggccgaatggcctccttctgcactgtatgttctatgaaataaAATATAGGGCGCAATTTAACGGCCTCGTCACCTCCAACTTGAccgttaaatctcacaagaggcctctcacgagattcatgaCGCTCGAGACGTCTCGTCAGATCCAACTGAGCCATtatctcatttaaatatgtgtgtGGCGGATTCCCTGGGCTCCCGGGAACTAATGGCCCCCCCAGCGAGGCCTCGAGTGG
This window of the Scyliorhinus torazame isolate Kashiwa2021f chromosome 14, sScyTor2.1, whole genome shotgun sequence genome carries:
- the LOC140390588 gene encoding heme-binding protein 2-like, producing the protein MLPVLLVTLHLLTQGIWAQRDFKPYFCSEVEECYSSVTVCRDSEYETRTYKSSVWVGSAVLLTEGRYRAVNRLKDYFNKNNRPGIQIERTAPLLTTYLDIHGRLTATHVYYMLPRRFYTNPPYPRDDTLFLKVFPPMVVHTKMFGGWLTSLRQKSQDMFEDLLRRREAFLRDRFYTAEYNGPLTFLNRHNEIWFISTGLPRCSSSRSRYSLQQRYTPASRQLGPGHQR